From Rutidosis leptorrhynchoides isolate AG116_Rl617_1_P2 chromosome 3, CSIRO_AGI_Rlap_v1, whole genome shotgun sequence, a single genomic window includes:
- the LOC139896220 gene encoding uncharacterized protein, translated as MIVKIAAAVVGGLLGWVYMRIKPPPLRICGSPGGPPITSPRVKLDDGRNLSYREWGISKNDAKYKIIVIHGFDSSKDLKLPISQELIEDLQIYVLSYDRAGYGESDPYPKRTVKSEAFDVQELADKLEIGPKFYVIGLSMGAYGVWSCLKYIPHRLSGVALVVPFVHYWWPCLPANLANESFKLLLVQDRWVFRVAYYAPWLFHWWMNQKLFPSLSITAGKMDIFSQPDLEFLKSLPPDPDGTQEKASQQGVYESLFRDIMAGYSKWEFDPTDISNPWPDNDGAAHIWQGYEDKIIPRNVNRFLSEKLPFVRYHEVPNKGHFLPFDATLCEEIFKTLVGK; from the exons ATGATTGTAAAGATAGCAGCTGCTGTGGTGGGTGGCCTTCTCGGATGGGTTTATATGCGAATTAAGCCACCACCACTTAGGATTTGTGGTTCACCGGGCGGTCCTCCTATTACTTCGCCACGCGTAAAACTTGATGACGGAAGAAATTTATCTTACAGAGAATGGGGTATCTCCAAAAATGATGCTAAGTATAAAATCATTGTAATACATGGCTTTGATAGCTCTAAAGACCTAAAACTTCCTATTTCTCAG GAGCTTATCGAGGACCTGCAAATATACGTTCTGTCGTATGACAGGGCAGGGTATGGAGAGAGCGATCCATATCCAAAACGAACCGTTAAAAGTGAAGCGTTTGATGTTCAAGAACTAGCTGATAAGTTGGAAATAGGTCCCAAATTTTACGTCATTGGGTTATCGATGGGTGCGTATGGTGTTTGGAGTTGTCTAAAATATATACCACACAG GTTGTCAGGAGTTGCGCTTGTTGTACCATTTGTGCATTACTGGTGGCCGTGTTTACCTGCTAATTTGGCTAACGAAAGCTTTAAGTTATTACTTGTTCAAGATCGGTGGGTGTTTCGGGTGGCATATTATGCTCCATGGCTGTTTCATTGGTGGATGAATCAAAAATTGTTTCCGTCGTTAAGCATCACGGCTGGAAAGATGGATATATTTTCCCAACCAGATTTGGAGTTCTTGAAAAGTTTGCCACCCGACCCAGATGGAACTCAG GAAAAGGCAAGTCAGCAAGGTGTGTATGAATCGCTGTTTCGTGACATAATGGCTGGTTATTCGAAGTGGGAGTTTGATCCGACGGATATTAGTAATCCATGGCCAGATAATGATGGTGCAGCTCATATATGGCAGGGTTATGAAGATAAGATAATACCACGTAACGTGAATCGATTTCTTTCTGAAAAGCTTCCATTTGTTCGGTACCATGAAGTTCCAAACAAAGGCCATTTCTTACCTTTTGATGCCACTTTATGTGAAGAAATCTTCAAGACTCTTGTAGGTAAGTGA